The following proteins come from a genomic window of Irregularibacter muris:
- a CDS encoding double-cubane-cluster-containing anaerobic reductase, with amino-acid sequence MRPELMTEIEGLRGVNSVKIKEAHEAGKKVVGMYCVFSPQEIALAADAISVTLCGTSNDPIEEAEKELPRNLCPLIKSSYGFAITDKCPYFYFSDVLLAETTCDGKKKMYELMSKLKPMHIMNLPQTAQGEEALTLWKKEMVYFKEFLEKEFDVEITEDKLKEAIQLMNRERIAMRRLHQLNAHKPAPITGMDMMLAQWLKGFNVDKEAGIDLIERFIVEVEDRMEKGIYAFDENAPRILLTGCPIGLGSEKALRILEESGASVVALENCTGYKGLDVLVDEEKDPIEALAEKYLSTPCSCMTNNNGRLDLIERLVKEYQVDGVVDLTWQACHTYNIESFTVKNFVRDELDLPFLQLETDYSDSDVGQIKVRVEAFLEGIKS; translated from the coding sequence GTGAGGCCAGAATTGATGACAGAAATAGAAGGTTTAAGAGGTGTAAATTCAGTAAAAATAAAGGAAGCCCATGAAGCAGGGAAAAAAGTAGTAGGAATGTATTGCGTATTTTCTCCCCAAGAGATTGCTTTGGCAGCGGACGCCATTAGTGTTACTCTTTGTGGCACCAGCAATGACCCAATAGAAGAAGCAGAAAAAGAACTCCCTAGGAATTTATGTCCACTGATTAAATCAAGTTATGGATTTGCCATCACGGATAAATGCCCTTATTTTTATTTCTCAGACGTATTATTGGCAGAGACTACTTGTGATGGAAAGAAAAAAATGTATGAATTAATGTCCAAATTAAAACCTATGCATATTATGAATTTGCCCCAAACAGCCCAAGGGGAAGAGGCTTTAACATTATGGAAAAAGGAAATGGTTTATTTTAAAGAGTTTTTAGAAAAGGAATTTGATGTAGAGATTACAGAGGATAAACTAAAAGAGGCTATTCAACTGATGAACAGAGAAAGAATAGCTATGAGACGTCTACATCAATTAAATGCTCATAAGCCTGCACCTATAACAGGAATGGATATGATGCTCGCCCAATGGCTTAAAGGGTTTAATGTAGATAAAGAAGCAGGAATAGACTTGATTGAAAGATTTATTGTAGAAGTTGAAGACCGTATGGAAAAGGGCATCTATGCCTTTGATGAAAATGCACCCCGTATATTATTAACGGGCTGTCCTATAGGTCTTGGCTCTGAAAAGGCCCTAAGAATATTGGAGGAATCTGGGGCCAGTGTAGTGGCACTAGAAAACTGTACAGGATACAAAGGACTAGATGTTCTTGTGGATGAAGAAAAGGATCCTATTGAAGCTTTGGCCGAAAAATATCTATCCACTCCCTGTTCCTGCATGACCAACAACAATGGAAGATTAGATTTAATTGAAAGATTAGTCAAGGAATATCAGGTAGATGGAGTTGTAGATTTAACATGGCAAGCGTGCCATACCTATAATATAGAGTCCTTTACAGTGAAAAACTTTGTAAGGGATGAATTAGACCTTCCATTCTTACAATTGGAAACTGATTATTCAGATTCTGATGTTGGTCAGATCAAAGTAAGGGTAGAAGCCTTCTTAGAAGGAATTAAATCATAA